The sequence below is a genomic window from Planctomycetia bacterium.
ACGACGGCGCACGACGCCGAGCGCATTCAAGAGGTGCGGCGGCAAACGAAGTTTCTCGTCACGATCGGCGCGTGCGCCACATCCGGCGGCATTCAAGCGCTGCGCAACTGGGGTGATCACGCCGACTTCCTCCGGGCCGTCTATGCCTCGCCGCAGTACATCGATTCGCTGGCGACTTCGACGGCGATCGCCGAGCATGTGCCGGTCGATTTCGAACTGCGCGGTTGTCCGATCGACAAGCGGCAGCTGATCGAGGTGATCCGGTCGCTCGCGACCGGGCGTCGTCCCCGTACGCCGTCGCACTCCGTTTGCCTCGACTGCAAACTGCGCGGCAACGTTTGCATTACGGTGGCGCAGGGAGTCCCTTGCCTGGGCCCGGTCACGCAGTCGGGGTGCGGTGCGATTTGCCCGGCCTACGATCGGGGCTGCTACGGCTGCTTCGGACCTGCGGCGCAGCCGAACGTCGTCAGCCTCACGACGCAGTTTCAACGAGCCGGGACCGCGGTTCCCGAACTCGTGCGCGGCCTGCGCCTCTTCAACGCCGCCGCTCCGGAGTTTCGACGGGAGAGCGATCGTCTGGATTCGAGCGTGGAGCGGCAACCATGACCGACCAAAAACGAACGATCCGCGTCGAGGCCTTATCGCGCGTCGAAGGAGAGGGAGGCCTGACGATTCATCTCCGCGACGGCACGGTCGATGCCGTGGAGCTGCGGATCTATGAGCCGCCGCGATTCTTCGAAGCCTTTCTGCGCGGCCGCGCGCCGGAGGAAGTGCCCGACATCGTCGCGCGAATCTGCGGGATCTGTCCAGTCGCCTATCAAATGAGTGCGGTTCAAGCACTCGAACGGGCCTGCGGAGTCGAGATCACGCCCGAGATTCGTCTACTCCGGAAGCTGTTATATTGCGGCGAATGGATCGAGAGCCATAGTCTGCACATGCACTTGCTGCATGCCCCCGACTTCTTGAAGTGCGAAAGTGGTTTGAAGGCGGCCGAGACGCATCCCGATGAGATTCGCCGCGGCTTGCGGCTGAAGAAATACGGCAACGAACTGCTCGAGGTTCTCGGCGGCCGGGCCATTCACCCGGTCAACGTTGCGCTCGGGGGCTTCTATCGTGCGCCGCGGAGCGAAGAATTGGCACGCCTGGTCCCTTGCTTCGAATGGGGTCTTCAAGCGGCGATCGAGACCGTCCGCTGGGTGGCTGGCTTTTCGTTTCCCGATTTCGAAACCGACTACGATTTCGTCGCCCTCACGCATCCCGACGAATACGCGATGAACGAAGGGACGATCGAGTCGAGTCGCGGCGGGTCGTGGAGCGCCGATACGTTCGAAACGGCGTTCGAAGAGCGGCAAGTTCCGCACTCGACCGCGCTGCAATGCGTCCGCCGTTCCACGAACGAAAGTTATCTCGTCGGTCCGTTGGCGCGCTTCAATCTGAGCTTCGATCGGCTGTCGGAGGCGGCCCGCCGCACGGCCGGCGAAATCGGTTTCGCACCGCCGTGCCGTAATCCGTTTCGAAGCATCATTGCGCGAGGCTTGGAAGTCGTTCACGCCTACGAGGTCGCGCTGACGATCTTGCGTTCTTATCGCGAACCGTCGGGCTGTCGCGTCGAAGTGCGTCCAGGTCTCGGCGAAGGGTGCGGCGCGACCGAGGCCCCGCGCGGACTCCTCTATCACCGTTACCGAATCGATGCCGCCGGGCTTGTTGCCGAAGCGAAGATCGTACCGCCGACTTCGCAAAATCAAGGGGGCATCGAACGAGATCTCACCGCTTGGCTGCCGCGCGTACTTCACGAACCTGACGACGAGATCGCTCATTCGTGCGAGCGCGTCATTCGGAGTTACGATCCTTGCATCAGTTGCGCGACGCACTTTCTCCGAGTCGACTGGGATCGCCGATGAACGACCCGAACGAAACGTTGATCGCCGGCATCGGGAGCGACTTCGGCGACGATCGACTCGGCTTCGTCGTGGTCAAGCGACTCGAGGGCTCGTTGCCGAGGTGCGTCTTGAAAGCGTTTCGTTCGCCGCTCGACGTGCTCGATCACTTGAACGAGTTCGCGGCGCTACATCTGATCGACGCCTATCGCGGTGCCGACGCGCCGGGAACGATAGTTCGCTTCGATTGGCCCAGCGCCGTGCTCCAGACCGTTCGCTTCAGCGGCACGCACGATTTCGATCTCATTTCCACGCTACGACTGGCCGAGAGTTTGCGGTTGCTCCCTTCGCGGGCGACGATCTGGAGCATCGCGTCGGCCGAGCCTGATTCGGATAGGCAGCCGACGTTGGAACTCTCACCTGCCGTCGCTGTTGCGACCGAACGTCTCGCCGAGCTGATCCGGAGCGAAATCGGGAGCCCCCGCGAGGCGATCAAACCGGTGATTCCACATGCATGAAGCGTCGTTGGTGAGTTCGCTGCTGCGGCAAGTCGACGATCTCGCGGTCGCCAACGGCGGTGGGCGAGTCGCCGAGATTCGCATCGAAGTCGGTCCCTTGTCGGGCGTGGAGCCGCTTCTCCTCAGGGAAGCCTTTCATCGCCTGCGCCCGAACACTTACTCCGGCACCGCGGAGTTGGTTGTGGAATTCGTTAAACTTACCTACCGTTGTCGAAGCTGCGGGCGTCGGCATGTCACCGACGAGTTGCGGTTCGCGTGCGAAGATTGCGGCGGCGGCGACGTAGAAATCTTGGCCGGCGACACGGTCGTTTTGCAATCCATTTCGCTCGAACAAACACCCGAGGAGTCGACGTCACCATGACCGCCACCCGCGTCATCACCGTCCGTCGCGATGTGCAGGCCGTCGCTCGCGGACTCGCAGCCGACTTTCGCCGCACGATGGCTGCCCGAGGCACGCTCGTCGTGAATCTCTTGTCGTCGCCGGGTTCGGGCAAGACGTCGCTCTTGGCGGCCACGGCCGATCATTTTCTCGGCAAGTACCGCTGCGCCGTTCTCGTCGGCGATATCGCGACCGATCGCGATGCTCAGCGGCTTGCCGACCATGTCCCCGTCGTACAACTGACGACCGGCGGGGCGTGTCATCTTGAGTTTCCGCTCATCGAACAAGGCTGGCAGGCCCTCGGCGAGCCGGCGGTCGATTTCTTGTTCTTGGAGAATATCGGCAACTTAGTTTGTCCGGCGTCGCACGACCTCGGTGAATATCTTCGCGTGCTGCTGCTGAGTACAACCGAAGGGGATGATAAGCCGGCGAAGTATCCCAAGGCGTTTCGCACGAGCCATGCCGTGGTGATCAGTAAGACGGATCTGTTGCCCTACGTGCCGTTTAGCCTCGAACGGGCCGCCGAGGATGCGCGATCGATCCGCGCCGATCTCGCCGTCTTTCCGACGAGCACCCGCCCTCCGCACGGCCTGGATGATTGGTGCGATTATCTGATCTCCC
It includes:
- a CDS encoding oxidoreductase, coding for MARPRLAVFKFASCDGCQLTLLDCEDELLAIGEKVDIVHFLEASDRAESGPYDIALVEGSITTAHDAERIQEVRRQTKFLVTIGACATSGGIQALRNWGDHADFLRAVYASPQYIDSLATSTAIAEHVPVDFELRGCPIDKRQLIEVIRSLATGRRPRTPSHSVCLDCKLRGNVCITVAQGVPCLGPVTQSGCGAICPAYDRGCYGCFGPAAQPNVVSLTTQFQRAGTAVPELVRGLRLFNAAAPEFRRESDRLDSSVERQP
- a CDS encoding Ni/Fe hydrogenase subunit alpha, translating into MTDQKRTIRVEALSRVEGEGGLTIHLRDGTVDAVELRIYEPPRFFEAFLRGRAPEEVPDIVARICGICPVAYQMSAVQALERACGVEITPEIRLLRKLLYCGEWIESHSLHMHLLHAPDFLKCESGLKAAETHPDEIRRGLRLKKYGNELLEVLGGRAIHPVNVALGGFYRAPRSEELARLVPCFEWGLQAAIETVRWVAGFSFPDFETDYDFVALTHPDEYAMNEGTIESSRGGSWSADTFETAFEERQVPHSTALQCVRRSTNESYLVGPLARFNLSFDRLSEAARRTAGEIGFAPPCRNPFRSIIARGLEVVHAYEVALTILRSYREPSGCRVEVRPGLGEGCGATEAPRGLLYHRYRIDAAGLVAEAKIVPPTSQNQGGIERDLTAWLPRVLHEPDDEIAHSCERVIRSYDPCISCATHFLRVDWDRR
- a CDS encoding hydrogenase maturation protease; amino-acid sequence: MNDPNETLIAGIGSDFGDDRLGFVVVKRLEGSLPRCVLKAFRSPLDVLDHLNEFAALHLIDAYRGADAPGTIVRFDWPSAVLQTVRFSGTHDFDLISTLRLAESLRLLPSRATIWSIASAEPDSDRQPTLELSPAVAVATERLAELIRSEIGSPREAIKPVIPHA
- a CDS encoding hydrogenase maturation nickel metallochaperone HypA, with amino-acid sequence MHEASLVSSLLRQVDDLAVANGGGRVAEIRIEVGPLSGVEPLLLREAFHRLRPNTYSGTAELVVEFVKLTYRCRSCGRRHVTDELRFACEDCGGGDVEILAGDTVVLQSISLEQTPEESTSP
- the hypB gene encoding hydrogenase nickel incorporation protein HypB translates to MTATRVITVRRDVQAVARGLAADFRRTMAARGTLVVNLLSSPGSGKTSLLAATADHFLGKYRCAVLVGDIATDRDAQRLADHVPVVQLTTGGACHLEFPLIEQGWQALGEPAVDFLFLENIGNLVCPASHDLGEYLRVLLLSTTEGDDKPAKYPKAFRTSHAVVISKTDLLPYVPFSLERAAEDARSIRADLAVFPTSTRPPHGLDDWCDYLISQRCRMSAGEPCQPNR